One genomic segment of Bradyrhizobium diazoefficiens includes these proteins:
- a CDS encoding shikimate kinase, giving the protein MSGFSKWPEPCRDVAVAIGNEILARKEELSAFDPQALSNLVSGFSKWPKETICRDITVVITHEIAARNEGLSDFDPQGLAGLVNGLVKWPDQSASDPAKIAVAKEVIARADLLPDFTPSEVTSLFNAFSNWPETENCLKAAGLIAAELRGRAGLDDKLPGFAPQNLAVLANAFGKWPKGELNSRQAIVAIADAIQGRPDEISVLTHRHLAAVVNGFSKWPEEDACLQATGLIAAELRRRAVSDGGLADLTPRQLASLVNSFSKWPEEDDIGQAIFAAASELVRRGAAGLAHCNDRQLAILMNGLSKWPTVEACLPAARLIATELCSRATRLPAFTGQGLAMLVNGFSKWPEEEPSRLGTIAIAREVHRRADRLSVFSSQALANLVNGFSKWPGDADTQHAVRTIAGEVYRRANQLSAFTQQELANLVSGFSKWPQEDAALQGTIAIANEVLRRQPSDFTQQELANLVNGFSKWPGAEPARQGAIAIASEVLRRQPSAFGQQELANLVNGFSKWPGEESSRQGTIAIACEIHRGADRLSAFTSQGLANLTNGFSKWLVEDTRQAILAIAAEVCRRSDQLAGFARQELSNLANGFSKWTEDAYTGQATVVIAGEICRRRDQLSGFTQQELANLVNGFSKWPEEQDARRATVAIAREFREGDRLSHADYQTLSTLVNGLSKWSEDEDTCQTAVVIAREICRRPISDVTPLQLANLVNGFSKWPEEVACHKAVVDIARGLGRGGQRFGAFTMPQFNMIANALGRGITRGEDAGEIVETALLTDRLHQLAHHLHYANDRLEHSDALAIATIFKALAKARLIDDLGLLALTGLDRLNQLLRAPEFAAENDIETMGNLCAALMPLARSPHLRWHRRQALYLLNDIQPVVEQKIEAHFNASKAERIRGPLASRGPALSIYQVLKARAVLANMFKRPDVEGKKSDLRMRQQELHRGTRKILASTRDLIQGDLSNMSWNLIAQIEADDPVDALDTFVEQNAAMIREKYPAAVFDVHKVLRAMDHDPRPPQGEAGLMRLPVVDMQGRPLPTETETRYSIFHRLTSGTIEVVAVQLPAKPSAFMLARTFTYKGVPYRMDLFGGSKLKAPKRTELEIGAHAPGKPAAAPSGGKLLAVPYAETAPGTSFEKLLRAWAPFKEAYWYAQRRGFAAPPAITGLGPHDYALEGAFKLLLTPDRPSNEAHPFKLMGAQGPIALRPHDGCGFIKASLAERMPAVRRARPQEGPDRMPAFGEAKRSSVPASALQHYPRSERVADEAREKANVWLESRGRDSLIGDQLFRTVTAGHIDGSGAVAVPSSDDDLHVPKRKSETLTRTGGVLIGRSPYDTPNLRPLAPERVKSAADGDPTAAFLDRCAAMQYSFSVAQKSREELAADDPSFFAKGILIVVPDAMWPADYADRGLVLSAEDIKSHSSWTERKDRAKKDTPLDCVGILQATEVFAPGSLVAVPTGEQKKLDGDFDGDTVVIIGDRPQLYEHVREFDEKEQARGVRSLKPPKSYTPAIESDNYQFSRASQILAATRDALEIYSGLQRSFLAQSHQARRWFAERAIFGTYEGVHHELRRDIRQLLNEEQVSGHDIEDKLDRARREIKAADHPVAHEFAELLVSELQAWAESTDEQVLPETAETVGDNRLTVSRALAELFPDLAEAYPAATHPRDRIQVLLDHYPARIDPRPDGYIADDLVQSASNLLSLGIKVGTDAFKSDTSVALFMKKCQGLQRLLQQTPGVKPVPYVKSMAATLNQGRFNIDTTLADLKDNPTLAASIMEVSIKLASDKGILPRPFALRAAPESSNTMTLTREQASERARIEAARASAEEKEITAAALQVVESLRQTGIDVKMPHLDHRLKTENSLRDQLMQMNDAAERDSQLISSAVRHVFEVPDKDFVRAFRRAMLAFEEQGYAEISTTNWFRMSVPTFVGMKTVLATPGGYRFDAEFHTPASYKAKVANHDTYKEIQRRRRGDAPDPHKIEQLTQRARDICKEVAIPEGVRNIPHWSIEGAYTGGVRAAFGLRSAEQSRTLEPGAKEIVAALNGRPIVLVGMPGSGKSTIGPYLARRLGLPFIDSDKKIETAARMSITEIFASKGEQHFRELEASSIARFLGSGPVVLATGGGAFMHEETRRHVADKAVSIWLNTDIGEIRKRLRRDTTRPLLQTASREDTIAQLISERAPFYQLADLTIVPGQKRDNKNADQCVAALHAHLCGEGGVDRTPANVIGATP; this is encoded by the coding sequence GTGAGTGGTTTTAGCAAATGGCCGGAACCATGTCGCGACGTCGCGGTCGCGATCGGTAACGAGATCCTCGCGCGCAAAGAAGAGCTTTCCGCTTTTGATCCGCAGGCACTATCGAATCTGGTGAGCGGCTTCAGCAAGTGGCCGAAAGAGACGATCTGCCGCGACATCACAGTCGTGATCACTCACGAGATCGCCGCGCGCAACGAAGGGCTCTCTGACTTTGATCCGCAGGGCCTAGCAGGCCTGGTCAATGGATTGGTCAAGTGGCCGGACCAGAGCGCTTCTGACCCGGCAAAAATCGCGGTCGCCAAGGAGGTCATTGCACGTGCCGACCTACTGCCTGATTTTACACCATCGGAAGTGACGAGCCTCTTCAATGCGTTCAGCAACTGGCCGGAGACCGAGAACTGCCTCAAAGCGGCAGGCTTGATCGCGGCCGAACTCCGCGGCCGCGCCGGCCTTGACGACAAGCTGCCTGGTTTTGCTCCACAGAATTTGGCAGTCCTGGCCAATGCTTTCGGCAAGTGGCCAAAGGGAGAGCTGAACTCCCGCCAAGCCATCGTCGCAATCGCCGATGCGATTCAAGGCCGCCCGGACGAAATTTCGGTACTTACTCACCGGCACTTGGCGGCGGTCGTGAATGGCTTTAGCAAATGGCCGGAAGAGGATGCCTGTCTGCAAGCCACAGGTTTGATTGCTGCTGAACTGCGCCGGCGCGCCGTCAGCGACGGCGGACTAGCTGATTTGACCCCGCGGCAATTGGCGAGCCTGGTCAACAGCTTCAGCAAGTGGCCCGAAGAGGACGACATAGGCCAAGCCATATTTGCCGCCGCAAGTGAACTCGTCCGTCGCGGCGCCGCAGGGCTCGCTCATTGCAATGACCGACAGTTGGCAATCCTGATGAACGGCTTGAGCAAATGGCCAACAGTAGAAGCCTGTCTGCCAGCTGCACGCCTGATCGCAACCGAACTCTGCAGCCGCGCCACGCGGCTCCCGGCCTTTACGGGCCAGGGTCTGGCTATGCTGGTGAATGGCTTCAGCAAGTGGCCGGAAGAAGAGCCCTCTCGCCTGGGCACAATTGCGATCGCGCGTGAGGTCCATCGTCGGGCTGACCGCCTCTCTGTTTTTTCCAGCCAAGCATTGGCCAACCTGGTCAACGGTTTCAGCAAGTGGCCGGGGGACGCCGATACGCAACATGCCGTACGCACGATCGCCGGTGAGGTCTATCGTCGCGCCAATCAACTCTCTGCTTTTACCCAACAAGAGCTGGCGAACCTGGTGAGCGGTTTCAGCAAGTGGCCGCAAGAGGATGCCGCGCTCCAGGGCACAATCGCGATCGCCAATGAAGTCCTTCGGCGCCAACCGTCCGATTTTACTCAACAGGAGCTGGCGAACCTGGTGAACGGTTTCAGCAAGTGGCCGGGAGCGGAGCCGGCTCGCCAGGGTGCAATTGCGATCGCCAGCGAAGTTCTTCGGCGCCAACCGTCTGCTTTTGGTCAACAGGAGCTGGCGAACCTGGTGAATGGTTTCAGCAAGTGGCCGGGAGAGGAATCCTCTCGCCAAGGCACAATCGCGATTGCCTGCGAGATCCATCGCGGCGCTGACCGTCTCTCTGCTTTTACCAGCCAGGGATTGGCAAACCTGACGAACGGCTTCAGCAAGTGGCTGGTGGAGGACACTCGCCAGGCCATACTCGCGATCGCCGCTGAGGTCTGCCGCCGTAGCGACCAACTCGCCGGTTTTGCGCGGCAGGAGCTATCGAATCTGGCGAACGGTTTCAGCAAGTGGACGGAAGATGCGTACACGGGCCAAGCCACAGTTGTGATCGCCGGCGAAATCTGTCGCCGTCGCGATCAACTCTCCGGGTTTACTCAGCAGGAGCTGGCAAATCTGGTGAACGGCTTCAGCAAGTGGCCGGAAGAGCAGGACGCGCGCCGGGCCACAGTGGCGATCGCCCGTGAGTTCCGTGAGGGCGACCGACTCTCTCATGCCGATTATCAAACTCTATCGACCCTGGTAAACGGCTTGAGCAAGTGGTCGGAGGATGAGGACACTTGCCAAACCGCAGTCGTGATTGCGCGTGAGATCTGTCGCCGCCCGATTTCCGATGTCACGCCGTTGCAATTGGCAAACCTGGTGAATGGCTTCAGCAAGTGGCCGGAAGAAGTGGCGTGTCACAAGGCGGTCGTGGACATAGCGCGTGGGCTTGGCCGGGGAGGCCAACGTTTCGGTGCCTTCACGATGCCTCAGTTCAACATGATCGCCAATGCCCTGGGCCGAGGCATCACGCGAGGCGAAGACGCGGGGGAGATCGTTGAAACCGCGCTGCTGACGGATCGCTTACATCAGCTGGCCCACCACCTGCACTATGCCAATGATCGGCTGGAGCACAGCGATGCATTGGCCATCGCAACCATTTTTAAGGCCTTGGCGAAGGCCCGGCTGATCGACGATCTTGGTTTGCTCGCACTGACCGGGTTGGATCGGCTCAACCAATTGCTTCGTGCCCCTGAATTCGCCGCTGAAAATGACATCGAAACAATGGGCAATCTCTGTGCCGCACTGATGCCGCTGGCGCGCAGCCCGCACCTGCGCTGGCACCGCAGACAGGCTCTCTACTTGCTGAACGACATCCAACCCGTCGTGGAGCAAAAGATCGAGGCACATTTCAACGCAAGCAAGGCCGAGCGTATCCGTGGGCCGCTCGCCAGTCGCGGTCCCGCCCTCTCGATTTATCAGGTGCTCAAGGCTCGCGCGGTCTTGGCGAACATGTTCAAGCGACCGGACGTCGAGGGCAAGAAGTCCGATTTGCGGATGAGGCAGCAAGAGCTGCATCGCGGAACCAGAAAGATCCTGGCCAGCACGCGCGACCTCATCCAAGGCGATCTTTCCAATATGAGCTGGAATCTGATCGCGCAGATCGAGGCGGATGATCCGGTCGATGCGCTGGATACATTCGTCGAGCAGAACGCGGCAATGATCCGGGAGAAATATCCGGCGGCCGTATTCGATGTCCACAAGGTCTTGCGAGCCATGGACCACGATCCTAGGCCCCCACAGGGCGAAGCGGGTCTGATGCGGTTGCCCGTGGTGGACATGCAGGGGCGGCCACTGCCCACGGAGACCGAGACACGATATTCGATTTTTCATCGGCTGACCTCGGGAACGATCGAGGTGGTCGCGGTGCAGCTGCCAGCAAAGCCGAGCGCCTTCATGCTGGCACGTACATTCACGTACAAGGGCGTGCCATACCGCATGGACCTGTTCGGCGGCAGCAAGTTAAAGGCGCCAAAACGAACCGAGTTGGAAATCGGCGCCCATGCTCCAGGCAAGCCCGCAGCGGCGCCTTCGGGAGGAAAGCTGCTCGCTGTTCCCTACGCCGAAACCGCTCCGGGCACCTCGTTCGAGAAGCTATTGCGGGCCTGGGCGCCATTTAAAGAGGCCTATTGGTACGCTCAGCGCAGGGGGTTTGCGGCGCCACCAGCGATCACCGGCCTAGGCCCTCATGACTACGCGCTGGAGGGCGCCTTCAAGCTGTTGCTGACGCCAGACCGCCCGAGCAACGAGGCACATCCCTTCAAACTGATGGGAGCGCAAGGCCCGATTGCTTTGCGGCCGCATGACGGCTGTGGCTTCATCAAGGCATCGTTGGCCGAGCGTATGCCAGCGGTTCGCCGGGCCCGCCCCCAGGAAGGTCCCGATCGGATGCCGGCCTTTGGTGAGGCAAAGAGATCGTCCGTGCCGGCCTCGGCGCTGCAACATTATCCGCGCAGTGAGCGGGTTGCGGACGAGGCGCGCGAGAAGGCCAACGTTTGGCTTGAGAGCAGAGGAAGGGACAGCTTGATCGGCGATCAGCTGTTTCGCACGGTGACGGCAGGCCACATCGATGGGTCCGGTGCTGTTGCCGTCCCGTCGAGCGATGATGACCTCCATGTGCCGAAGCGCAAGAGCGAAACGTTGACCCGAACCGGAGGCGTGCTGATCGGGCGATCTCCCTATGACACCCCCAACCTGCGCCCGCTCGCACCCGAACGAGTCAAGTCGGCAGCCGACGGCGATCCGACCGCGGCATTTCTCGATCGATGCGCGGCCATGCAGTACAGTTTCAGTGTTGCCCAGAAGTCACGGGAGGAGCTGGCGGCGGACGATCCGAGCTTCTTTGCCAAAGGCATTCTGATCGTGGTGCCGGATGCGATGTGGCCGGCCGACTACGCCGACCGTGGACTGGTGTTGTCGGCCGAGGACATCAAGAGCCATTCGAGCTGGACCGAGCGCAAGGACCGCGCAAAGAAAGACACGCCGCTCGACTGCGTCGGCATCCTGCAGGCGACCGAGGTGTTCGCTCCGGGGTCGTTGGTGGCCGTCCCGACTGGCGAGCAGAAAAAGCTCGACGGCGACTTCGACGGAGATACCGTCGTTATCATTGGCGACCGGCCCCAGCTATATGAGCATGTTCGCGAGTTCGATGAGAAGGAGCAAGCTCGCGGAGTTCGCTCGCTCAAGCCGCCAAAGTCCTATACTCCGGCCATTGAGAGCGACAATTACCAATTCAGTCGTGCCAGCCAGATCCTCGCGGCGACGCGGGATGCTTTGGAAATTTATAGCGGCCTGCAGCGGAGCTTTCTGGCGCAGTCCCATCAAGCACGACGCTGGTTTGCCGAGCGCGCCATCTTTGGTACGTACGAGGGTGTTCACCACGAACTCAGGCGCGACATCCGTCAGCTACTGAACGAGGAACAGGTGAGTGGCCATGACATAGAGGACAAGCTCGACAGAGCAAGGCGCGAGATCAAGGCTGCAGACCATCCAGTCGCCCACGAGTTTGCCGAGTTGCTCGTCTCCGAGCTCCAGGCGTGGGCAGAAAGCACGGATGAGCAGGTGCTCCCCGAAACAGCCGAAACCGTGGGCGACAACAGGCTGACGGTGAGCCGGGCGCTTGCAGAGCTTTTCCCAGATCTGGCGGAGGCCTATCCAGCAGCCACCCACCCACGCGACCGCATCCAGGTCTTGCTCGACCACTATCCTGCGCGCATCGATCCGCGTCCGGATGGGTACATTGCGGATGACCTCGTGCAAAGCGCAAGTAACCTCCTGAGCCTCGGCATCAAGGTCGGAACGGACGCCTTTAAATCCGACACGAGCGTCGCGCTTTTCATGAAGAAATGCCAAGGACTCCAGCGGCTCCTGCAACAGACGCCGGGCGTGAAGCCTGTACCCTATGTCAAGTCCATGGCGGCGACCCTCAACCAGGGAAGATTCAATATCGACACGACCTTGGCGGATCTGAAGGACAATCCCACATTGGCGGCTTCAATCATGGAAGTCTCGATCAAACTCGCTTCGGATAAAGGGATCTTGCCTCGCCCCTTTGCACTACGGGCTGCCCCGGAATCTTCCAACACAATGACGCTAACCCGCGAGCAGGCTTCAGAGCGCGCTCGAATTGAGGCTGCCCGCGCCTCTGCTGAAGAGAAGGAAATCACCGCAGCGGCACTGCAGGTTGTCGAAAGTCTCCGGCAAACGGGCATCGACGTGAAAATGCCCCATCTCGACCACCGGCTGAAAACGGAGAACTCCCTCAGAGACCAACTCATGCAGATGAATGATGCCGCCGAACGCGACTCACAGCTGATCAGCAGTGCTGTTCGCCATGTCTTCGAAGTGCCCGACAAGGACTTTGTACGTGCGTTCCGGCGAGCCATGCTGGCGTTCGAGGAGCAAGGCTACGCGGAAATCAGCACCACCAACTGGTTCAGGATGAGCGTTCCGACGTTTGTTGGCATGAAGACTGTGCTCGCGACGCCCGGTGGCTACCGCTTCGATGCGGAGTTCCACACGCCGGCCAGCTACAAGGCGAAAGTTGCCAATCACGACACGTATAAGGAGATCCAGCGACGGCGCAGAGGGGATGCACCGGATCCCCATAAGATAGAGCAACTCACGCAACGCGCGCGAGATATCTGCAAAGAAGTTGCGATACCGGAAGGTGTCAGAAACATTCCCCACTGGTCAATCGAAGGGGCGTATACCGGTGGCGTTCGCGCGGCATTCGGCTTGCGATCTGCCGAACAGTCAAGAACGCTCGAGCCTGGTGCAAAGGAGATTGTCGCGGCTCTTAACGGGCGGCCGATCGTCCTCGTCGGCATGCCCGGTTCCGGAAAATCCACCATTGGCCCCTATCTTGCGCGACGACTAGGCCTGCCCTTCATCGATTCCGACAAAAAAATTGAGACGGCGGCTCGCATGTCGATAACAGAGATTTTTGCGAGCAAAGGAGAGCAGCATTTCCGGGAGCTCGAGGCGAGCTCGATCGCACGGTTTCTTGGGTCCGGGCCGGTGGTGCTGGCGACCGGTGGCGGCGCATTCATGCATGAGGAGACGCGGCGGCACGTTGCCGATAAGGCGGTCTCGATCTGGCTAAATACCGATATAGGCGAGATCAGGAAACGCCTTCGTCGTGACACCACTCGCCCGCTGTTGCAGACCGCGAGCCGCGAGGACACGATCGCGCAGCTGATCAGCGAGCGCGCGCCATTTTATCAACTTGCCGATCTCACGATCGTCCCAGGTCAAAAACGTGACAACAAGAACGCAGATCAATGTGTCGCTGCGCTGCATGCCCATCTTTGCGGCGAAGGGGGCGTGGACCGGACACCGGCCAATGTGATCGGAGCGACACCATGA
- a CDS encoding alpha,alpha-trehalose-phosphate synthase (UDP-forming), giving the protein MDPFNVMKSVPAAAPVTSRARPEQLKMNQADFEQQLSQAALGRAKPADGPHVVLAQREAATGMESQLSDEKLVVVSNRVSTFDPSKPKTGGLAAALEPVVERSGAVWTGSSGTLSEGSERLNDLKRHGTGQVAKIDLPAAHYDSFYYGFANSTLWPAFHSLTERMSPSEEAHYKSYREINCSMARALSRLKNRGAIWVHDYHFLPLGDELRELSIQQPIGFFLHTPWPRPDVMEKVPHHHELMESMLAYDLVGFQTRSDLDNFLCCLQAHLGLESKSDAVISARGLTRCQTFPIGIDPKQFVDYAVQSLATHRQEISSMQDKLDGTKLAIGVDRLDYTKGIDNRIKALDQVLADKPHSISLLQIGTPSRGDIPAYSEYQSDIDSLVSDVNRKHGTDQGWKPVLYEKGHVSQMQLAGLYRTAEVGLVTPLRDGMNLVAKEYVAAQDPNDPGVLILSKFAGAAEDLNGNEALHVDPASPDDIATAISTATEMPREERIERWRPMMDKLEAYTIHDWSKDFLRELGHSRVAVPADQFRYLGFGWLNEAEMPSYETPEELNGAVKHVQDTRWVLPS; this is encoded by the coding sequence ATGGATCCGTTTAATGTCATGAAATCCGTTCCTGCAGCTGCTCCTGTCACGTCGCGCGCCAGGCCAGAACAGCTGAAAATGAACCAAGCCGATTTCGAGCAGCAGCTGAGCCAAGCCGCACTGGGGCGGGCGAAGCCAGCGGATGGCCCTCATGTTGTCCTTGCCCAGCGCGAGGCGGCAACTGGCATGGAGTCTCAGCTGTCAGATGAGAAACTAGTTGTTGTTTCGAACCGTGTGTCGACCTTCGATCCCAGCAAGCCCAAGACGGGTGGTCTTGCCGCGGCCCTTGAGCCAGTCGTTGAACGTTCCGGCGCCGTTTGGACGGGGTCCTCCGGCACGCTAAGCGAGGGCAGCGAGCGGCTAAATGATCTCAAGCGGCACGGCACGGGTCAGGTTGCAAAGATAGATCTACCGGCCGCCCACTATGATAGCTTCTACTATGGATTTGCAAACTCCACTCTGTGGCCGGCATTCCATTCGCTGACTGAACGGATGTCGCCTTCGGAGGAGGCGCATTATAAGAGCTATCGTGAGATCAACTGCTCCATGGCGCGCGCGCTCTCACGCCTTAAGAACAGAGGCGCGATTTGGGTGCATGACTATCATTTCCTTCCTCTCGGCGATGAGCTGCGCGAGCTCTCGATCCAGCAGCCGATCGGCTTTTTCTTGCATACGCCATGGCCGAGGCCTGACGTGATGGAGAAGGTTCCCCATCATCACGAGTTGATGGAATCGATGCTGGCATACGATCTTGTCGGCTTTCAAACCCGCAGCGATCTGGATAATTTCCTCTGTTGCCTACAGGCGCATCTGGGGCTGGAGAGCAAGAGCGATGCTGTTATTTCGGCTCGTGGCCTGACTCGGTGCCAAACGTTTCCGATTGGGATCGATCCGAAGCAGTTCGTTGACTACGCAGTGCAATCGCTCGCGACGCATCGTCAGGAGATCTCGTCGATGCAGGACAAACTCGATGGCACGAAGCTAGCGATCGGCGTGGATCGCCTTGACTATACTAAGGGTATCGACAATCGGATCAAAGCTCTTGATCAGGTGTTGGCCGATAAGCCGCACAGCATTTCGCTGTTGCAGATTGGGACGCCTTCGCGCGGGGACATTCCAGCATACAGTGAATATCAGAGCGATATCGACAGCCTCGTCAGCGATGTCAACCGTAAGCACGGAACGGACCAGGGCTGGAAGCCGGTGCTCTACGAGAAGGGCCACGTATCGCAGATGCAACTCGCGGGCCTCTATCGTACCGCGGAAGTTGGTCTGGTGACACCGTTGCGTGACGGCATGAACCTGGTGGCAAAAGAGTACGTTGCTGCGCAAGATCCAAACGACCCGGGTGTGCTGATTTTATCGAAGTTCGCCGGGGCGGCAGAAGACCTCAACGGAAATGAGGCACTGCACGTGGATCCGGCCTCTCCTGACGACATCGCGACTGCGATTTCGACAGCGACTGAGATGCCGCGCGAGGAGCGCATCGAACGCTGGCGACCGATGATGGACAAGCTTGAGGCTTATACGATCCACGACTGGTCGAAGGACTTCCTTCGCGAGCTCGGCCACAGTCGGGTGGCGGTGCCAGCGGATCAGTTCCGATATCTCGGCTTCGGTTGGCTCAACGAGGCCGAAATGCCCAGCTACGAAACCCCGGAGGAGCTGAATGGCGCGGTGAAGCATGTACAGGATACGCGCTGGGTCTTGCCGTCCTAA
- a CDS encoding HrpF/NolX family T3SS translocon protein yields MQLNNFSRPTNSDQAQFILPEASPAVFSQMPGHIRQSDASLFESAVSLYSPQDKPEDSSTPPDLLQRNLQTAQDSMDEMPAHLKASIKAFEKAFEQQPLPPAPVEQSEPTEPAPPPVPAYPVPSTRITWNGGTLTDAELQIVAVLNRHTDQCPLSWDQLADRANDPSTPPDLAEALYKLRQDPELFYAIGSQGDGRCGGKIKANDLSGFSASHSQVAAFQEKQARSYQQNYISSDGTGNGQPSAMTANDAMRELYRYSDYLPKSLSLDEFKQIVDGKAQPGKCPAQVIAAAQYFVDHPDAWKQLYGGAIDLVHKEDFLQVASSSMNLTRSELNTLETINKSQSAFFGGGVLRRDKLKSMADDQSLNPNVRQAASQLLSDPLLFGLLNNSITGYKTHHKFWDFGGGHTVDSGNISNNDFAHFYGNMSAANRTVQQTKTHVPTTGDETSAVADMMIGMTNQPDIKAAKKNGGALMHVVDTVLQVGSKVLDWEATAVGLLGFIPGLGEIADAVAMGLEVESQAANIVHTAITGGNMKKALAEAGLNVAAQAIGCIAGPQVKLAMREGLAKTVLQEAATRGIDMTISEAQSYADNYLNDLKARLETESTSVADVPGKAAITPSSQNAA; encoded by the coding sequence GTGCAGCTCAACAACTTCTCGCGCCCCACCAATTCAGATCAAGCTCAGTTTATTCTTCCCGAGGCTTCGCCGGCAGTGTTCTCGCAGATGCCGGGGCATATACGGCAAAGCGATGCTTCGCTCTTCGAATCAGCGGTGTCCCTTTACTCGCCGCAGGACAAGCCCGAAGACTCCTCCACGCCACCAGATCTGCTGCAGCGAAACTTGCAGACGGCGCAGGATTCAATGGACGAAATGCCGGCGCACTTGAAGGCGTCGATCAAGGCATTCGAGAAGGCATTCGAGCAGCAACCGCTCCCCCCCGCCCCCGTCGAACAATCAGAGCCGACCGAGCCTGCTCCACCGCCTGTGCCGGCCTATCCGGTGCCAAGCACGAGGATCACGTGGAACGGCGGCACGCTAACCGATGCCGAGCTGCAGATTGTGGCAGTGCTGAACCGGCACACGGACCAATGTCCGCTCAGTTGGGATCAGCTGGCAGACAGGGCCAACGACCCCTCGACGCCACCGGACCTGGCGGAGGCACTCTACAAGTTGCGGCAAGACCCGGAGCTCTTCTACGCGATCGGCTCTCAAGGCGACGGCCGCTGCGGAGGCAAGATCAAGGCGAACGATCTGTCCGGGTTCTCCGCCAGTCACTCGCAGGTTGCTGCGTTCCAGGAGAAGCAGGCGCGCAGCTACCAGCAGAACTACATTTCGTCCGACGGTACCGGAAATGGACAACCGTCGGCCATGACCGCCAATGATGCAATGCGCGAGCTCTACCGATATTCCGACTACCTGCCCAAGTCTCTGAGTTTGGACGAATTCAAGCAGATCGTCGATGGCAAGGCCCAACCGGGCAAGTGTCCGGCCCAGGTGATCGCGGCGGCTCAATACTTCGTCGACCATCCGGACGCCTGGAAGCAGTTGTACGGCGGCGCGATTGATCTCGTCCACAAAGAGGATTTTCTGCAAGTCGCTTCGTCGTCCATGAATCTCACGCGGAGCGAGCTCAACACGCTCGAGACGATCAACAAAAGTCAGTCCGCATTTTTCGGGGGCGGCGTTCTGAGACGAGACAAGCTGAAGAGCATGGCCGACGACCAGAGCCTCAATCCAAACGTACGCCAAGCGGCGTCACAGCTGCTCTCGGACCCGCTGTTGTTTGGTTTGCTAAACAATTCGATTACGGGCTACAAGACCCACCACAAATTCTGGGACTTCGGCGGCGGGCATACCGTCGATTCCGGCAACATCAGCAACAACGACTTCGCGCACTTTTACGGCAACATGTCAGCTGCGAACCGTACCGTTCAGCAGACGAAGACCCATGTCCCCACGACCGGCGACGAGACGTCCGCTGTCGCGGACATGATGATAGGGATGACCAACCAGCCAGATATTAAAGCTGCCAAGAAGAATGGCGGAGCGCTCATGCATGTGGTCGATACTGTGCTCCAGGTAGGCTCGAAGGTACTTGATTGGGAGGCCACAGCAGTCGGCTTACTCGGCTTCATTCCGGGCTTGGGCGAAATAGCGGATGCGGTAGCGATGGGGCTCGAGGTCGAGTCGCAAGCAGCGAACATTGTGCACACGGCTATTACCGGAGGCAATATGAAAAAGGCGCTGGCAGAAGCAGGTCTCAATGTCGCCGCGCAGGCCATTGGCTGTATCGCGGGGCCGCAGGTCAAATTGGCGATGCGCGAGGGCCTCGCAAAGACGGTGCTGCAAGAGGCGGCGACGAGAGGGATCGATATGACGATCTCGGAGGCGCAATCCTATGCGGACAACTATTTGAACGACCTGAAGGCGCGGCTTGAGACCGAGTCGACGAGCGTCGCCGATGTTCCGGGTAAGGCCGCCATCACGCCGTCGTCTCAGAACGCGGCCTGA
- a CDS encoding YopT-type cysteine protease domain-containing protein, with amino-acid sequence MHEANINGICVGLTAEWFSILSNTPSARMRALTPGSQRHGAAAVRQEQYQDMKDHLLRRGAEASQADLEAQNSVLREAGLQPSGKEKVYEFGDSSSLSRMVGKITNDGSKYLLSLYFAEGGSHVVATSASNGSTTLFDPNYGEFTVQPEEMEGLWQSLANRYRNPNQQHLTTITTQKVY; translated from the coding sequence TTGCACGAGGCGAATATAAACGGCATCTGCGTCGGGTTAACGGCGGAGTGGTTCTCCATTCTCAGCAACACCCCGTCGGCCCGAATGCGTGCGCTAACACCCGGATCACAAAGGCACGGCGCAGCGGCTGTGCGGCAGGAGCAGTATCAGGATATGAAGGATCACCTGCTAAGGAGAGGAGCAGAAGCTTCTCAGGCAGACCTTGAAGCACAAAACAGCGTGTTGCGGGAAGCAGGCTTGCAGCCATCCGGAAAAGAGAAGGTCTATGAATTCGGCGACTCTTCGAGCCTCTCGCGCATGGTGGGGAAAATCACCAACGACGGATCGAAATATTTGCTCAGTTTGTATTTCGCCGAAGGTGGCTCACACGTAGTCGCAACGTCGGCGTCGAATGGAAGTACTACACTCTTCGATCCAAACTACGGAGAATTTACCGTTCAACCAGAAGAGATGGAGGGCTTGTGGCAAAGCCTCGCCAATCGTTACAGGAACCCCAACCAGCAGCATTTGACGACAATCACCACACAAAAAGTATACTGA